One region of Zingiber officinale cultivar Zhangliang chromosome 7B, Zo_v1.1, whole genome shotgun sequence genomic DNA includes:
- the LOC122004927 gene encoding beta-adaptin-like protein C, whose protein sequence is MSGHDSKYFSTTKKGEIPELKEELNSQYKDKRKDAVKKVIAAMTVGKDVSSLFTDVVNCMQTENLELKKLVYLYLINYAKSQPDLAILAVNTFVKDSQDPNPLIRALAVRTMGCIRVDKITEYLCDPLQRCLKDDDPYVRKTAAICVAKLYDINAELVEDRGFLDILKDLISDNNPMVVANAVAALAEIQETSSQSIFEITSHTLSKLLTALNECTEWGQVFILDALSRYKASDAREAEDIVERVTPRLQHANCAVVLSAVKMILLQMELITSTDVIRNLCKKMAPPLVTLLSAEPEIQYVALRNINLIVQKRPTILAHEIKVFFCKYNDPIYVKMEKLEIMIKLASDRNIDQVLLEFKEYATEVDVDFVRRGVRAIGRCAIKLERAAERCISVLLELIKIKVNYVVQEAIIVIKDIFRRYPNTYESIIATLCESLDTLDEPEAKASMIWIIGEYAERIDNADELLESFLETFPEEPALVQLQLLTATVKLFLKKPTEGPQQMIQAVLNNATMETDNPDLRDRAYIYWRLLSTDPEAAKDVVLAEKPVINDDSNQLDPSLLDELLTNIATLSSVYHKIPDTFISRAKSAATRPEDDDYAEGGETAYSETPSHAVDGTSASPSNISHAETKLQEATAEISAPVPDLLGDLIGIDNTIVPIDQPTTPTEPPLPVLLPASTGQGLQISAHLTRQNGQIYYAIMFENNTQGVLDGFMIQFNKNTFGLAAAGPLQVPSLQPGSSVRTLLPMVLFQNASPDPPSTLLQVAVKNNQQPVWYFSDKISLHVFFAEDGRMERATFLETWKSLPDTNEVGKDLPNSIINNVDATIEHLAASNIFFVAKRRNANKDLLYLSAKIPRGIPFLIELTCVLGVVGVKCAVKTPNPEMAALFFEAMETLLK, encoded by the exons ATGAGCGGTCACGACTCCAAATACTTCTCCACCACCAAGAAGGGAGAGATCCCCGAGCTCAAGGAGGAGCTCAATTCACAGTACAAG GATAAGAGAAAAGATGCTGTGAAGAAGGTGATAGCTGCAATGACTGTAGGAAAAGATGTTTCATCATTGTTCACAGACGTCGTAAACTGCATGCAAACAGAGAATCTGGAACTGAAGAAACTTGTCTATTTGTATCTGATAAACTATGCCAAGAGTCAACCAGATCTAGCCATACTTGCTGTGAATACATTCGTGAAG GACTCACAAGACCCTAACCCTCTGATCCGTGCCTTAGCTGTGAGGACAATGGGCTGCATCCGTGTTGACAAAATCACAGAATATCTGTGTGATCCCCTTCAAAGATGTCTAAAG GATGACGATCCTTATGTCCGAAAGACAGCGGCAATTTGTGTAGCTAAATTGTATGATATAAATGCTGAGTTAGTGGAAGATAGGGGTTTCTTGGATATTCTCAAGGACTTGATATCTGACAACAATCCAATGGTAGTGGCAAATGCCGTTGCAGCACTTGCAGAGATCCAGGAAACTAGCAGTCAATCGATCTTTGAGATTACTAGTCATACACTTTCAAAGCTCCTGACTGCTTTAAATGAATGCACCGA ATGGGGCCAAGTATTCATTTTGGATGCTTTATCAAGGTATAAAGCTTCTGATGCTCGAGAAGCTGAAGATATAGTTGAGAGAGTAACCCCACGCCTTCAACATGCAAATTGCGCTGTCGTGCTTTCTGCTGTCAAG ATGATTCTTCTGCAAATGGAACTTATCACTAGTACTGATGTAATTCGAAACCTTTGCAAGAAGATGGCTCCACCTCTGGTAACTCTTCTTTCTGCAGAACCAGAAATTCAGTATGTAGCCTTGCGGAACATCAATCTTATTGTTCAGAAAAGGCCTACAATACTTGCACATGAGATCAAG GTTTTCTTTTGCAAGTATAATGACCCAATTTATGTTAAGATGGAAAAATTGGAGATTATGATAAAGCTAGCCTCAGATCGGAACATAGACCAG GTTCTGTTGGAATTCAAAGAGTATGCCACAGAAGTAGATGTAGACTTTGTTAGAAGGGGTGTGCGTGCAATTGGACGTTGTGCCATCAAGTTAGAGAGGGCTGCTGAACGGTGCATCAGCGTATTGCTTGAGCTGATAAAGataaaagtcaactatgttgtgCAAGAGGCTATCATTGTCATAAAGGATATCTTCCGACGTTATCCTAACAC CTATGAATCCATCATTGCAACACTATGTGAAAGTTTGGACACTTTAGATGAGCCAGAGGCCAAG GCATCAATGATATGGATAATTGGTGAATATGCTGAAAGGATTGACAATGCTGATGAGCTCCTAGAAAGCTTTCTAGAAACTTTCCCTGAAGAACCTGCACTAGTACAATTGCAACTGCTCACTGCAACAGTAAAATTGTTTCTTAAGAAGCCAACTGAAGGTCCTCAACAGATGATTCAG GCTGTTCTTAATAATGCAACGATGGAAACAGACAATCCTGATTTGCGTGATCGTGCATACATTTATTGGCGCCTTCTTTCTACTGATCCTGAG GCTGCTAAAGATGTTGTTTTAGCTGAAAAACCAGTAATAAATGATGATTCAAACCAACTTGATCCGTCACTCCTGGATGAGCTCCTCACAAATATTGCTACCCTTTCTTCTGTTTATCATAAGATACCAGATACTTTTATAAGTCGTGCAAAGTCAGCTGCAACTAGACCAGAGGATGATGATTATGCTGAGGGAGGAGAAACTGCTTATTCCGAGACACCGTCTCATGCTGTCGATGGTACAAGTGCTTCTCCTAGTAACATTTCTCATGCTGAAACAAAGCTGCAGGAAGCAACAGCAGAAATCTCTGCACCCGTGCCAGATTTACTAGGTGATTTAATTGGCATCGACAATACTATTGTCCCTATAGACCAGCCAACAACACCTACTGA ACCTCCCTTACCTGTATTACTTCCTGCATCTACTGGACAAGGTTTACAGATAAGCGCACACCTTACTCGCCAAAATGGCCAGATATATTATGCTATAATGTTTGAGAACAACACACAGGGTGTATTAGATGGGTTCATGATACAGTTCAACAAAAATACATTTGGTCTTGCAGCTGCTGGGCCTTTGCAG GTTCCATCCTTGCAACCTGGATCTTCAGTGAGGACACTTTTGCCAATGGTTTTATTCCAGAATGCCTCACCTGACCCTCCCAGCACACTTTTGCAAGTTGCAGTTAAAAATAATCAGCAGCCAGTCTGGTACTTCAGTGACAAAATTTCATTGCATGTTTTCTTTGCCGAAGATGGTAGAATGGAACGTGCAACTTTTCTTGAG ACTTGGAAATCCCTGCCAGATACAAACGAAGTGGGGAAGGACTTGCCAAATTCCATCATCAACAATGTTGATGCTACCATCGAACATTTGGCTGCATCCAACATTTTCTTTGTCGCAAAACGAAGGAATGCCAACAAAGATTTGCTTTATTTATCAGCCAAGATTCCTAGAGGAATTCCTTTCCTGATAGAACTTACTTGTGTCCTTGGTGTTGTGGGTGTAAAATGTGCTGTGAAAACGCCAAACCCGGAGATGGCAGCACTCTTCTTTGAAGCCATGGAGACCCTGCTGAAGTGA